The following proteins are co-located in the Betta splendens chromosome 9, fBetSpl5.4, whole genome shotgun sequence genome:
- the LOC114861350 gene encoding uncharacterized protein LOC114861350 isoform X2: MEAEDGDPVLSVIKWEDFLQDFRKDEDDIHGYVTEETSVDTVLELYRRATKTTFFTRRSSSFSFDPVKLKNRKFYTRSFVFCRSTSPRISNDGVPFMYGGMKTLECQYGPKREHGKKADVKAVLSTDSSETMDGTHEYTISLKKKRPKHRLSTGETRKKGCRAKISIWHILRLPEYAVTAKKCVTIWQTRAKERLLQDLEVGKDVTTENRYYISLPLMRTHTNHSPCGQSDEAHSVHPQVIRWIDQLVAEGITTIRDVQTALKHYVQTTMCDVVAPDEQDRAYYPTLKDIANHIYKSKVKQRIVKLELEPLGIEEVVHSEGGEYVTTGNDTNPSPLEYLHLNEPESQFEVTVPNEELTSCPDEAVCRERKELHKELTSIRRLSNKCTDAAVLAELKAGIAALYDKFKDSLKELSLPPLASADMRTPKRQNQDTHSLSQPTKSVRRDNGDHVY; this comes from the exons ATGGAAGCAGAAGACGGGGATCCCGTTCTTAGTGTTATAAAGTGGGAAGACTTTCTGCAGGACTTCAGGAAGGATGAAGATGACATTCATGGTTATGTGACGGAGGAGACAAGTGTTGACACTGTGCTCGAGCTGTACAGACGAGCTACCAAAACAACCTTCTTCACTCGCAGGTCGTCTTCGTTCAGCTTTGACCCAGTCAAGCTCAAGAACAGGAAGTTCTACACCCGCTCCTTTGTCTTCTGCCGGTCTACAAGTCCACGTATCAGCAATGATGGGGTGCCATTTATGTATGGTGGGATGAAGACTCTGGAATGCCAGTATGGGCCCAAAAGGGAGCATGGAAAAAAGGCAGATGTCAAAGCTGTACTGTCCACAGATTCCAGTGAAACAATGGACGGCACCCATGAGTACACAATATCCTTGAAAAAGAAAAGGCCTAAGCATAGACTTTCTACAGGAGAAACAAGAAAGAAAGGCTGTCGAGCAAAGATCTCCATTTGGCACATACTCAGGCTACCAGAGTATGCTGTAACTGCAAAGAAGTGTGTGACGATTTGGCAAACCAGAGCTAAAGAAAGACTGCTGCAGGACTTGGAAGTGGGCAAGGACGTGACAACAGAAAACCGATACTACATCAGCTTGCCGCTGATGAGGACACACACCAATCACAGCCCATGTGGTCAGTCGGACGAAGCACATTCTGTTCATCCACAGGTCATCCGGTGGATAGATCAGCTCGTCGCAGAGGGCATCACAACCATCAGAGATGTTCAGACAGCCCTCAAACACTACGTTCAAACAACaatgtgtgatgttgttgctcCTGATGAGCAGGACAGGGCATATTATCCAACACTTAAAGACATAGCTAATCACATCTACAAATCAAAAGTAAAACAGCGTATAGTAAAGTTGGAGCTAGAACCGTTGGGCATTGAAGAAGTAGTACACTCTGAAGGTGGGGAGTATGTcacaacaggaaatgacacaaaTCCATCCCCACTTGAATATCTGCACCTAAATGAGCCTGAGAGCCAGTTTGAAGTAACGGTGCCAAACGAAGAG TTGACGAGTTGTCCAGACGAAGCTGTttgcagagaaagaaaagagctcCACAAGGAACTAACGTCCATAAGGAGGCTGTCCAACAAGTGCACAGATGCAGCTGTGCTTGCTGAGCTAAAGGCCGGGATCGCGGCCCTCTATGATAAGTTTAAAGACTCGTTAAAGGAACTGTCTTTGCCACCACTAGCATCTGCAGACATGCGAACACCAAAGCGTCAaaaccaggacacacacagtctgtcacaGCCGACAAAGAGTGTACGAAGGGACAATGGAGACCATGTGTACTAA
- the LOC114861350 gene encoding uncharacterized protein LOC114861350 isoform X1, translated as MMEAEDGDPVLSVIKWEDFLQDFRKDEDDIHGYVTEETSVDTVLELYRRATKTTFFTRRSSSFSFDPVKLKNRKFYTRSFVFCRSTSPRISNDGVPFMYGGMKTLECQYGPKREHGKKADVKAVLSTDSSETMDGTHEYTISLKKKRPKHRLSTGETRKKGCRAKISIWHILRLPEYAVTAKKCVTIWQTRAKERLLQDLEVGKDVTTENRYYISLPLMRTHTNHSPCGQSDEAHSVHPQVIRWIDQLVAEGITTIRDVQTALKHYVQTTMCDVVAPDEQDRAYYPTLKDIANHIYKSKVKQRIVKLELEPLGIEEVVHSEGGEYVTTGNDTNPSPLEYLHLNEPESQFEVTVPNEELTSCPDEAVCRERKELHKELTSIRRLSNKCTDAAVLAELKAGIAALYDKFKDSLKELSLPPLASADMRTPKRQNQDTHSLSQPTKSVRRDNGDHVY; from the exons AT GATGGAAGCAGAAGACGGGGATCCCGTTCTTAGTGTTATAAAGTGGGAAGACTTTCTGCAGGACTTCAGGAAGGATGAAGATGACATTCATGGTTATGTGACGGAGGAGACAAGTGTTGACACTGTGCTCGAGCTGTACAGACGAGCTACCAAAACAACCTTCTTCACTCGCAGGTCGTCTTCGTTCAGCTTTGACCCAGTCAAGCTCAAGAACAGGAAGTTCTACACCCGCTCCTTTGTCTTCTGCCGGTCTACAAGTCCACGTATCAGCAATGATGGGGTGCCATTTATGTATGGTGGGATGAAGACTCTGGAATGCCAGTATGGGCCCAAAAGGGAGCATGGAAAAAAGGCAGATGTCAAAGCTGTACTGTCCACAGATTCCAGTGAAACAATGGACGGCACCCATGAGTACACAATATCCTTGAAAAAGAAAAGGCCTAAGCATAGACTTTCTACAGGAGAAACAAGAAAGAAAGGCTGTCGAGCAAAGATCTCCATTTGGCACATACTCAGGCTACCAGAGTATGCTGTAACTGCAAAGAAGTGTGTGACGATTTGGCAAACCAGAGCTAAAGAAAGACTGCTGCAGGACTTGGAAGTGGGCAAGGACGTGACAACAGAAAACCGATACTACATCAGCTTGCCGCTGATGAGGACACACACCAATCACAGCCCATGTGGTCAGTCGGACGAAGCACATTCTGTTCATCCACAGGTCATCCGGTGGATAGATCAGCTCGTCGCAGAGGGCATCACAACCATCAGAGATGTTCAGACAGCCCTCAAACACTACGTTCAAACAACaatgtgtgatgttgttgctcCTGATGAGCAGGACAGGGCATATTATCCAACACTTAAAGACATAGCTAATCACATCTACAAATCAAAAGTAAAACAGCGTATAGTAAAGTTGGAGCTAGAACCGTTGGGCATTGAAGAAGTAGTACACTCTGAAGGTGGGGAGTATGTcacaacaggaaatgacacaaaTCCATCCCCACTTGAATATCTGCACCTAAATGAGCCTGAGAGCCAGTTTGAAGTAACGGTGCCAAACGAAGAG TTGACGAGTTGTCCAGACGAAGCTGTttgcagagaaagaaaagagctcCACAAGGAACTAACGTCCATAAGGAGGCTGTCCAACAAGTGCACAGATGCAGCTGTGCTTGCTGAGCTAAAGGCCGGGATCGCGGCCCTCTATGATAAGTTTAAAGACTCGTTAAAGGAACTGTCTTTGCCACCACTAGCATCTGCAGACATGCGAACACCAAAGCGTCAaaaccaggacacacacagtctgtcacaGCCGACAAAGAGTGTACGAAGGGACAATGGAGACCATGTGTACTAA
- the mcm10 gene encoding protein MCM10 homolog isoform X2, with protein MDSEDDLDILTALLAENEGIGEEQDSQEQAEDLDGLFDDDNDEEEEYKEGVEEEGGDDLAELFGNVDDIKNEEDGSVEKVNGGEPGENHNKSKEDLQEELRRMQEQMQRLQKQLETSQAVSTSSSSTVTTARKASGSKPATPKSTPKQRLISNLTKPCATKQQTITQAASASIPVRGGAVKLQESSDFDNQLNSAESFKRKPRIAHQPKPSTSPEDRGPLLEIKIGSSFQPVESSSKVSNPVLTPSPQNIPEPAVASGQPKTYSLPPLPKDLAVERYSGLRLRKPRVSSNEMDHKMANRRLIRLSRVPESLAREKLEDADWVTFAVVVNKITPQSSSSGKTFSIWKLNDLHNLEVFVSLLLFGEVHKEHWKTETGTVIGLLNPNPMKQKDGYDGVSLTVDNPQKVLLMGEAQDYGTCKAMKKNGDPCSQIVNMYECQYCQYHVKAQYKKMSSRRAELQSSFSGKAPNKVKGKAGGLRERLCQDGFYYGGVSSAACAASLTASKPNKPVQKSLDNLFVRGSAQLANQAKKLALQSGEVSGCSNEFKSLMSCPTPGALQLKKHLSHDSLSASKAAAEAPVQSISASDLLKQQKQKQRELLESRRRRADEIQKRVLQNSAAPSSSGSVPSSLDRNSVRSPKACSKVAKTTQSPRAAHTPTLARGFSEGEDILFFDNSPPPALPPSALSLSAAKLAALRKLRAKGVGLEKEDPNAVKRKRNNSSDINARVEKNRTSPNGESSSNEEEEPAQKKKRDQLEYIQSEEFQKILNAKSRHNVVLQAGEYQLQERYFDALVKKEQMEEKMKDIREMKCRAVTCRKCRYTYFKPADRCVEENHDLRWHDATKRFFKCPCGQRAIALDRLPHKHCSNCGLFKWERDGMFKEKTGPKIGGELLQPRGEEHAKFLNSMK; from the exons ATGGACA GTGAAGATGATCTGGACATTTTGACTGCGCTGTTGGCTGAGAACGAAGGCATCGGAGAAGAGCAGGACAGTCAAGAGCAGGCAGAGGACCTGGATGGCCTGtttgatgatgacaatgatgaggaagaagagtaCAAAGAGGgtgttgaagaggaaggaggagatgatCTGGCAGAACTCTTTGGAAATGTGGAtgacattaaaaatgaagaggatgGTAGTGTAGAAAAAGTAAATGGAGGAGAACCTGGTGAGAACCATAACAAGTCCAAAGAGGATTTACAAG AGGAACTGAGACGCATGCAGGAACAGATGCAGCGGTTGCAAAAGCAACTGGAGACGAGCCAGGCGGTGTCCACGTCATCCTCCTCTACAGTTACAACAGCAAGAAAAGCATCTGGTTCCAAACCAGCAACCCCTAAATCAACACCCAAACAACGACTGATCTCCAACCTGACGAAACCTTGTGCTACCAAACAACAAACCATAACACAAG CAGCGTCTGCATCCATTCCAGTTCGAGGTGGAGCTGTGAAGCTCCAAGAGTCATCTGATTTTGATAATCAGCTCAACAGTGCTGAGTCCTTTAAACGCAAACCTAGAATAGCCCACCAGCCAAAGCCTAGCACATCACCAG agGATAGAGGACCCCTGTTGGAGATAAAAATTGGCAGCTCCTTTCAGCCAGTAGAAAgctccagcaaggtttccaacCCTGTGCTGACACCTTCGCCTCAGAACATACCAGAGCCAGCTGTGGCATCTGGACAGCCTAAAACCtattctcttcctcctctccctaaAGACCTGGCTGTTGAGAGATACTCAGGACTGCGGCTTAG AAAACCAAGAGTTTCCTCCAACGAGATGGACCACAAGATGGCCAACCGCCGCCTAATTCGTTTGTCACGGGTGCCGGAGAGTTTAGCTCGGGAGAAACTGGAAGACGCTGACTGGGTGACATTTGCAGTGGTGGTTAACAAGATCAcaccacaaagcagcagcagt GGCAAAACATTCAGTATCTGGAAACTGAACGACCTCCACAACCTGGAAGTGTTTGTGTCCTTGCTACTTTTTGGTGAAGTCCACAAAGAGCACTGGAAGACAGAAACTGGCACTGTTATTGGTCTCCTCAACCCAAACCCAATGAAGCAGAAAGATGGATATGATGGG GTAAGCCTGACAGTGGATAACCCACAGAAGGTGCTGTTGATGGGTGAGGCTCAAGACTACGGCACCTGCAAGGCCATGAAGAAGAATGGAGACCCCTGTTCTCAGATTGTTAATATG TACGAGTGCCAGTACTGTCAGTATCACGTCAAAGCCCAGTATAAGAAGATGAGCTCCAGGAGGGCCGAGCTGCAGTCATCATTTTCTGGTAAAGCCCCCAACAAAGTGAAAGGGAAGGCTGGCGGCCTGAGAGAGCGTCTGTGCCAGGACGGTTTCTACTATGGTGGCGTGTCCTCAGCTGCCTGTGCTGCCTCCCT AACGGCTTCCAAACCAAACAAGCCTGTCCAGAAATCTCTGGACAACCTGTTTGTGAGAGGCTCAGCTCAGCTTGCCAACCAGGCCAAGAAGCTCG cTCTGCAGTCTGGTGAAGTCTCAGGTTGTTCAAATGAATTTAAGAGCCTTATGTCGTGTCCAACACCTGGAGCTCTGCAGCTAAAGAAGCACTTATCACACGACAGCCTATCAG CCtcaaaagctgcagctgaagctccagttcagtccatcTCAGCCTCAGATCtactgaagcagcagaaacagaagcagcgGGAACTTCTAGAGAGCCGTCGTAGGAGAGCAGATGAGATTCAAAAGAGGGTGCTACAAAATTCTGCTGCACCCAGTTCTTCAGGGTCAGTACCATCCTCACTGGATCGGAACAGTGTGAGGTCTCCAAAGGCTTGTTCTAAGGTCGCCAAAACCACCCAGAGTCCACGAGCAGCCCACACACCAACCCTGGCCCGAGGCTTCTCTGAGGGAGAAGATATTCTGTTTTTTGATAAcagccctcctccagctcttcctccaaGTGCACTCAGCCTGTCAGCTGCCAAGCTGGCTGCTCTGAGAAAGCTGAGAGCCAAAGGAGTAGGACTGGAAAAGGAGGATCCCAACGCTGTaaagagaaagaggaacaaCAGCAGTGACATCAATGCTCGGGTGGAGAAGAATCGAACCTCGCCAAAtg GTGAATCTTCCagtaatgaggaggaggaaccagcccagaagaagaaaagagatcAACTCGAATATATTCAGTCTGAGGAGTTTCAGAAGATCCTGAATGCAAAATCACGTCACAATGTTGTACTACAGGCG GGGGAGTACCAGTTGCAGGAACGCTACTTTGATGCTCTGGTGAAGAAAGAGCAGATggaagaaaagatgaaagacaTCAGAGAGATGAAATGTCGAGCCGTCACCTGCAGAAAG TGCCGCTACACCTACTTCAAGCCGGCAGATCGCTGCGTGGAGGAGAATCACGATCTGCGATGGCATGATGCCACAAAGCGTTTCTTCAAATGTCCCTGTGGACAGAGAGCCATTGCTCTGGACAGActgccacacaaacactgcag TAACTGTGGCCTGTTTAAATGGGAGCGTGATGGGATGTTTAAG GAGAAAACGGGACCAAAGATCGGAGGAGAACTTCTCCAGCCTCGAGGAGAGGAGCACGCCAAGTTCCTCAACAGCATGAAGTGA
- the mcm10 gene encoding protein MCM10 homolog isoform X1, with protein MDSEDDLDILTALLAENEGIGEEQDSQEQAEDLDGLFDDDNDEEEEYKEGVEEEGGDDLAELFGNVDDIKNEEDGSVEKVNGGEPGENHNKSKEDLQEELRRMQEQMQRLQKQLETSQAVSTSSSSTVTTARKASGSKPATPKSTPKQRLISNLTKPCATKQQTITQVAASASIPVRGGAVKLQESSDFDNQLNSAESFKRKPRIAHQPKPSTSPEDRGPLLEIKIGSSFQPVESSSKVSNPVLTPSPQNIPEPAVASGQPKTYSLPPLPKDLAVERYSGLRLRKPRVSSNEMDHKMANRRLIRLSRVPESLAREKLEDADWVTFAVVVNKITPQSSSSGKTFSIWKLNDLHNLEVFVSLLLFGEVHKEHWKTETGTVIGLLNPNPMKQKDGYDGVSLTVDNPQKVLLMGEAQDYGTCKAMKKNGDPCSQIVNMYECQYCQYHVKAQYKKMSSRRAELQSSFSGKAPNKVKGKAGGLRERLCQDGFYYGGVSSAACAASLTASKPNKPVQKSLDNLFVRGSAQLANQAKKLALQSGEVSGCSNEFKSLMSCPTPGALQLKKHLSHDSLSASKAAAEAPVQSISASDLLKQQKQKQRELLESRRRRADEIQKRVLQNSAAPSSSGSVPSSLDRNSVRSPKACSKVAKTTQSPRAAHTPTLARGFSEGEDILFFDNSPPPALPPSALSLSAAKLAALRKLRAKGVGLEKEDPNAVKRKRNNSSDINARVEKNRTSPNGESSSNEEEEPAQKKKRDQLEYIQSEEFQKILNAKSRHNVVLQAGEYQLQERYFDALVKKEQMEEKMKDIREMKCRAVTCRKCRYTYFKPADRCVEENHDLRWHDATKRFFKCPCGQRAIALDRLPHKHCSNCGLFKWERDGMFKEKTGPKIGGELLQPRGEEHAKFLNSMK; from the exons ATGGACA GTGAAGATGATCTGGACATTTTGACTGCGCTGTTGGCTGAGAACGAAGGCATCGGAGAAGAGCAGGACAGTCAAGAGCAGGCAGAGGACCTGGATGGCCTGtttgatgatgacaatgatgaggaagaagagtaCAAAGAGGgtgttgaagaggaaggaggagatgatCTGGCAGAACTCTTTGGAAATGTGGAtgacattaaaaatgaagaggatgGTAGTGTAGAAAAAGTAAATGGAGGAGAACCTGGTGAGAACCATAACAAGTCCAAAGAGGATTTACAAG AGGAACTGAGACGCATGCAGGAACAGATGCAGCGGTTGCAAAAGCAACTGGAGACGAGCCAGGCGGTGTCCACGTCATCCTCCTCTACAGTTACAACAGCAAGAAAAGCATCTGGTTCCAAACCAGCAACCCCTAAATCAACACCCAAACAACGACTGATCTCCAACCTGACGAAACCTTGTGCTACCAAACAACAAACCATAACACAAG TAGCAGCGTCTGCATCCATTCCAGTTCGAGGTGGAGCTGTGAAGCTCCAAGAGTCATCTGATTTTGATAATCAGCTCAACAGTGCTGAGTCCTTTAAACGCAAACCTAGAATAGCCCACCAGCCAAAGCCTAGCACATCACCAG agGATAGAGGACCCCTGTTGGAGATAAAAATTGGCAGCTCCTTTCAGCCAGTAGAAAgctccagcaaggtttccaacCCTGTGCTGACACCTTCGCCTCAGAACATACCAGAGCCAGCTGTGGCATCTGGACAGCCTAAAACCtattctcttcctcctctccctaaAGACCTGGCTGTTGAGAGATACTCAGGACTGCGGCTTAG AAAACCAAGAGTTTCCTCCAACGAGATGGACCACAAGATGGCCAACCGCCGCCTAATTCGTTTGTCACGGGTGCCGGAGAGTTTAGCTCGGGAGAAACTGGAAGACGCTGACTGGGTGACATTTGCAGTGGTGGTTAACAAGATCAcaccacaaagcagcagcagt GGCAAAACATTCAGTATCTGGAAACTGAACGACCTCCACAACCTGGAAGTGTTTGTGTCCTTGCTACTTTTTGGTGAAGTCCACAAAGAGCACTGGAAGACAGAAACTGGCACTGTTATTGGTCTCCTCAACCCAAACCCAATGAAGCAGAAAGATGGATATGATGGG GTAAGCCTGACAGTGGATAACCCACAGAAGGTGCTGTTGATGGGTGAGGCTCAAGACTACGGCACCTGCAAGGCCATGAAGAAGAATGGAGACCCCTGTTCTCAGATTGTTAATATG TACGAGTGCCAGTACTGTCAGTATCACGTCAAAGCCCAGTATAAGAAGATGAGCTCCAGGAGGGCCGAGCTGCAGTCATCATTTTCTGGTAAAGCCCCCAACAAAGTGAAAGGGAAGGCTGGCGGCCTGAGAGAGCGTCTGTGCCAGGACGGTTTCTACTATGGTGGCGTGTCCTCAGCTGCCTGTGCTGCCTCCCT AACGGCTTCCAAACCAAACAAGCCTGTCCAGAAATCTCTGGACAACCTGTTTGTGAGAGGCTCAGCTCAGCTTGCCAACCAGGCCAAGAAGCTCG cTCTGCAGTCTGGTGAAGTCTCAGGTTGTTCAAATGAATTTAAGAGCCTTATGTCGTGTCCAACACCTGGAGCTCTGCAGCTAAAGAAGCACTTATCACACGACAGCCTATCAG CCtcaaaagctgcagctgaagctccagttcagtccatcTCAGCCTCAGATCtactgaagcagcagaaacagaagcagcgGGAACTTCTAGAGAGCCGTCGTAGGAGAGCAGATGAGATTCAAAAGAGGGTGCTACAAAATTCTGCTGCACCCAGTTCTTCAGGGTCAGTACCATCCTCACTGGATCGGAACAGTGTGAGGTCTCCAAAGGCTTGTTCTAAGGTCGCCAAAACCACCCAGAGTCCACGAGCAGCCCACACACCAACCCTGGCCCGAGGCTTCTCTGAGGGAGAAGATATTCTGTTTTTTGATAAcagccctcctccagctcttcctccaaGTGCACTCAGCCTGTCAGCTGCCAAGCTGGCTGCTCTGAGAAAGCTGAGAGCCAAAGGAGTAGGACTGGAAAAGGAGGATCCCAACGCTGTaaagagaaagaggaacaaCAGCAGTGACATCAATGCTCGGGTGGAGAAGAATCGAACCTCGCCAAAtg GTGAATCTTCCagtaatgaggaggaggaaccagcccagaagaagaaaagagatcAACTCGAATATATTCAGTCTGAGGAGTTTCAGAAGATCCTGAATGCAAAATCACGTCACAATGTTGTACTACAGGCG GGGGAGTACCAGTTGCAGGAACGCTACTTTGATGCTCTGGTGAAGAAAGAGCAGATggaagaaaagatgaaagacaTCAGAGAGATGAAATGTCGAGCCGTCACCTGCAGAAAG TGCCGCTACACCTACTTCAAGCCGGCAGATCGCTGCGTGGAGGAGAATCACGATCTGCGATGGCATGATGCCACAAAGCGTTTCTTCAAATGTCCCTGTGGACAGAGAGCCATTGCTCTGGACAGActgccacacaaacactgcag TAACTGTGGCCTGTTTAAATGGGAGCGTGATGGGATGTTTAAG GAGAAAACGGGACCAAAGATCGGAGGAGAACTTCTCCAGCCTCGAGGAGAGGAGCACGCCAAGTTCCTCAACAGCATGAAGTGA